One Phoenix dactylifera cultivar Barhee BC4 unplaced genomic scaffold, palm_55x_up_171113_PBpolish2nd_filt_p 000026F, whole genome shotgun sequence genomic window carries:
- the LOC103716927 gene encoding rho GTPase-activating protein 7-like, with translation MSSAPASAPPFERRRAVASNTVFKSGPLFISSKGIGWKSWKKRWFILTRTSLVFFKNDPSALPQRGGEVNLTLGGIDLNNSGSVVVREDKKLLTVLFPDGRDGRAFTLKAETSEDLFEWKMALEHALAQAPNAALVMGHNGIFRNDNTDTYEGSIQHWRDKRPIKSLVVGRPILLALEDIDGGPSFLEKALRFLEKHGTKVEGILRQSADVEEVDRRVQEYEQGRTEFAEDEDAHVVGDCVKHVLRELPSSPVPASCCTALLEAYRLEGKEARINAMRSAISETFPEPNRRLLQRILKMMHTIASHTAENRMTPSAVAACMAPLLLRPLLAGECEMDDDFDMNGDNSAQLLAAANAANNAQAIITTLLEEYENIFDDDNLHQCSPSHDSQIEDSGSEESTEDGNADVKDNGYHDAENDVDPEVDDDPERVLSGKLSESSGYAGSDLYDYKVFAGDDSDAESPRDNQASATNIELTRGSQSELNEHGSADKTINNSMTEKDTSNVLPTHESPLSMGEILSSFEPGMSFPAHVAEYCLERHPSKPNGSHTQMKRTNFWGRNNARKNQSVEAVDSSGEEELAIQRLEITKNDLRMRIAKEAKGNAILQASLERRKQALHERRLALEQDVSRLQEQLQAERDLRAALEVGLSMSSGQLCSSRAMDSKTRAELEEIALAEADVARLKQKVAELHLQLNQQRQNHYGSLSDACDRYQHLPAHLTQQKIVQQDFDMSLAFCNHERKQINEESSSGTDWRNIKPQVPPHASSNKLSRKLSLETGVIELKGMEASTSMSSESMAAIANDTPRTTEGMESQRPPPVASSTLVELTARLDFFKERRSQLMEQLHSLDLSHGAPPHGLAYKSSSPWNSPS, from the exons GAATTGGTTGGAAATCATGGAAGAAGCGTTGGTTCATTCTTACGCGCACATCTTtggttttcttcaaaaatgatCCT AGTGCACTACCACAAAGAGGTGGTGAAGTAAATCTTACTTTAGGGGGTATCGACCTAAATAATTCTGGGAG TGTGGTGGTTAGGGAAGATAAAAAGTTGCTGACTGTTTTATTTCCTGATGGACGTGATGGGCGTGCATTCACCCTTAAG GCAGAGACATCAGAAGATTTATTTGAATGGAAAATGGCACTAGAACATGCTCTTGCCCAAGCTCCAAATGCTGCCCTTGTGATGGGACACAATGGAATATTTCGTAATGACAACACGGACACATATGAAGGGTCTATCCAACATT GGAGAGATAAGCGCCCGATCAAGTCATTGGTTGTTGGTAGACCAATTTTGCTTGCACTTGAAGACATTGATGGGGGGCCTTCCTTCTTAGAAAAGGCTTTGCGCTTTCTTGAGAAGCATG GAACGAAAGTTGAAGGAATCTTGCGACAGTCAGCTGATGTAGAAGAAGTTGATCGAAGAGTTCAAGAATATGAGCAAG GGAGGACCGAGTTTGCAGAAGACGAGGATGCCCATGTTGTCGGTGACTGTGTAAAG CATGTTCTTCGGGAGCTACCATCATCTCCGGTTCCTGCATCCTGTTGTACTGCATTGCTGGAAGCTTACA GACTTGAAGGCAAGGAAGCTCGCATTAATGCTATGCGTTCCGCAATATCTGAGACATTTCCAGAACCAAATCGACGGTTGCTGCAGAg GATTTTAAAAATGATGCACACGATAGCTTCTCATACTGCGGAGAATCGGATGACTCCATCTGCTGTTGCTGCGTGCATGGCACCACTATTATTGCGCCCACTTTTGGCTGGTGAATGTGAGATGGATGATGACTTTGATATGAATGGTGATAATTCTGCTCAGCTTCTGGCTGCAGCAAATGCTGCTAACAATGCTCAGGCCATTATCACAACTCTCTTAGAGGAGTACGAGAATATATTTGAT GATGATAATTTACACCAGTGCTCTCCGTCACATGATTCCCAGATTGAAGACAGTGGCAGTGAGGAGTCAACAGAAGATGGAAATGCTGATGTCAAAGATAATGGATATCATGATGCAGAAAATGATGTAGATCCAGAAGTGGATGATGATCCTGAACGTGTACTTAGTGGAAAACTGAGTGAAAGCAGTGGATATGCTGGCAGTGACCTTTATGACTACAAG GTCTTTGCTGGTGATGATTCAGATGCTGAGTCTCCTAGAGATAATCAGGCTTCAGCAACAAATATAGAGTTAACTAGAGGCTCCCAATCCGAACTTAATGAGCATGGTTCAGCGGATAAAACTATCAATAACTCGATGACTGAGAAGGATACCTCTAATGTCTTACCTACCCATGAGTCTCCTCTATCAATGGGAGAGATTCTGTCATCCTTTGAACCAGGAATGTCTTTTCCAGCTCATGTAGCTGAATATTGTTTGGAGAGGCATCCAAGCAAACCGAATGGATCACACACACAAATGAAGCGAACTAATTTTTGGGGACGCAATAAT GCCAGAAAGAATCAATCAGTGGAGGCAGTTGATTCGTCCGGTGAAGAAGA GCTTGCTATTCAAAGGCTTGAGATCACAAAGAATGACCTCCGGATGAGGATTGCAAAAGAG GCCAAAGGAAATGCTATTCTACAGGCAAGTCTGGAAAGAAGAAAACAGGCTTTGCATGAGCGCCGCTTAGCTCTGGAACAAGAT GTCTCGAGGTTGCAAGAGCAATTACAAGCTGAGAGGGACCTTAGAGCTGCTCTGGAGGTTGGCTTGAGCATGTCTTCTGGACAGTTGTGTAGCTCACGTGCCATGGATTCTAAG ACAAGGGCAGAACTTGAGGAGATTGCCCTTGCTGAGGCTGATGTTGCCAGGTTAAAACAGAAAGTTGCAGAACTCCATCTTCAACTTAATCAACAACGTCAAAATCACTATGGATCTCTCTCTGATGCATGTGATCGCTATCAGCACCTTCCAGCCCATCTTACACAACA AAAGATTGTTCAGCAAGATTTTGATATGAGCCTTGCTTTCTGCAACCATGAGAGGAAACAGATAAACGAG GAGAGCTCATCTGGAACAGATTGGAGGAACATTAAGCCTCAAGTGCCACCTCATGCTAGTTCCAACAAGCTTTCTCGTAAACTTTCCTTGGAGACAGGTGTAATCGAATTAAAAGGTATGGAAGCATCAACAAGCATGTCATCAGAAAGCATGGCTGCCATTGCTAATGATACTCCCAGAACAACCGAG GGTATGGAATCTCAGAGGCCACCTCCGGTGGCATCTTCTACTTTGGTGGAACTGACAGCTCGTCTTGACTTCTTCAAAGAACGGAGATCCCAACTCATGGAACAATTGCATAGCCTTGATTTGAGCCATGGAGCGCCCCCACATGGATTAGCATACAAATCCTCCTCTCCTTGGAACAGTCCAAGCTGA